The following coding sequences are from one Streptomyces sp. V3I7 window:
- the nusA gene encoding transcription termination factor NusA translates to MDIDMSALRGLVREKEISFDLLVEAIESALLIAYHRTEGSRRHARVELNRETGHVTVWAKEDPEDLEEGQAPREFDDTPSGFGRIAATTAKQVILQRLRDAEDDATLGEYAGREGDIVTGVVQQGRDPKNVLVDIGKLEAILPVQEQVPGETYPHGMRLRSYVVRVAKGVRGPSVTLSRTHPNLVKKLFALEVPEIADGSVEIAAIAREAGHRTKIAVRSTRSGLNAKGACIGPMGGRVRNVMGELNGEKIDIVDWSDDPAEMVANALSPARVSKVEVVDLASRSARVTVPDYQLSLAIGKEGQNARLAARLTGWRIDIRPDTEQDEQRSGE, encoded by the coding sequence GTGGACATCGACATGAGTGCCCTGCGGGGCTTGGTACGGGAGAAGGAGATCTCCTTCGACCTGCTGGTCGAGGCGATCGAGTCGGCCCTCCTCATCGCCTACCACCGCACCGAGGGAAGCCGCCGTCACGCGCGCGTGGAGCTCAACCGGGAGACCGGGCATGTGACCGTGTGGGCGAAGGAGGACCCCGAGGACCTCGAGGAGGGCCAGGCGCCCCGCGAGTTCGACGACACCCCGTCCGGCTTCGGCCGCATCGCCGCGACCACCGCCAAGCAGGTGATTCTCCAGCGGCTGCGCGACGCCGAGGACGACGCGACGCTCGGCGAGTACGCCGGCCGTGAGGGCGACATCGTCACCGGTGTGGTCCAGCAGGGCCGCGACCCGAAGAACGTGCTCGTCGACATCGGCAAGCTCGAGGCCATCCTGCCGGTGCAGGAGCAGGTGCCCGGCGAGACGTACCCGCACGGCATGCGCCTGCGCTCGTACGTCGTGCGGGTGGCCAAGGGCGTCCGCGGTCCGTCGGTCACCCTCTCGCGCACGCACCCCAACCTGGTGAAGAAGCTGTTCGCCCTCGAGGTGCCGGAGATCGCCGACGGCTCCGTCGAGATCGCCGCCATCGCCCGCGAGGCCGGCCACCGCACGAAGATCGCCGTGCGCTCCACCCGTTCGGGCCTGAACGCCAAGGGTGCCTGCATCGGCCCCATGGGCGGCCGTGTCCGTAACGTGATGGGCGAGCTCAACGGCGAGAAGATCGACATCGTCGACTGGTCGGACGACCCGGCCGAGATGGTGGCGAACGCGCTGTCCCCGGCCCGGGTCTCCAAGGTCGAGGTCGTCGACCTGGCCTCCCGGTCCGCCCGGGTGACCGTCCCCGACTACCAGCTGTCGCTGGCGATCGGCAAGGAGGGGCAGAACGCCCGCCTCGCCGCCCGGCTCACCGGCTGGCGGATCGACATCCGCCCGGACACCGAGCAGGACGAGCAGCGGTCCGGGGAATAG
- a CDS encoding YlxR family protein translates to MSGRTHARACPERTCIGCRERAAKSDLLRIVAIEDACVPDPRGTLPGRGAYVHPALVCFDQAVRRRAFTRALRAPGALDTKALRRYVEQTTVAEKAAP, encoded by the coding sequence GTGTCTGGCCGGACGCACGCCCGAGCATGCCCGGAACGTACCTGTATCGGATGCCGGGAGCGAGCGGCCAAGAGCGATCTGCTGCGCATCGTGGCGATCGAGGACGCATGCGTCCCCGATCCTCGCGGTACGCTGCCCGGCCGGGGTGCATACGTGCATCCCGCCTTGGTCTGTTTCGACCAGGCCGTGCGTCGTAGAGCGTTCACGAGGGCGTTGCGTGCCCCGGGAGCGCTCGACACAAAGGCGTTGCGCCGATACGTCGAGCAGACGACAGTTGCCGAGAAGGCAGCACCGTAA
- the rbfA gene encoding 30S ribosome-binding factor RbfA, with protein sequence MADNARAKRLADLIREVVAQKLQRGIKDPRLGTHVTITDTRVTGDLREATVFYTVYGDEEERQAVAAGLESAKGILRSEVGRAAGVKFTPTLTFVADALPETARNIDDLLDKARLSDAQVREASAGAAYAGEADPYRKPGEDETDGDAAE encoded by the coding sequence GTGGCCGACAACGCGCGGGCGAAAAGGCTGGCGGACCTCATCCGAGAGGTGGTGGCCCAGAAGCTGCAGCGCGGGATCAAGGACCCGCGGCTCGGCACGCACGTCACCATCACGGACACCCGGGTGACGGGTGACCTCAGGGAGGCGACCGTCTTCTACACGGTGTACGGGGACGAGGAGGAGCGGCAGGCCGTGGCCGCCGGACTGGAGAGCGCCAAGGGCATCCTGCGCTCCGAGGTCGGACGGGCCGCGGGCGTGAAGTTCACGCCGACCCTGACCTTCGTCGCGGACGCCCTCCCGGAGACCGCCCGGAACATCGACGACCTCCTCGACAAGGCACGCCTCTCCGACGCGCAGGTGCGCGAGGCGTCCGCGGGTGCGGCGTACGCGGGTGAGGCGGACCCTTACCGCAAGCCCGGTGAGGACGAGACGGACGGCGACGCCGCGGAATGA
- the infB gene encoding translation initiation factor IF-2 — protein MAKVRVYELAKEFGVESKVVMAKLQELGEFVRSASSTIEAPVVRKLTDALQQGNGGGKSAPARKAAPAKPAAPSPAQAARPAAPRPPAPKPAAAEKPAAPAAPAAPGPRPTPGPKPAPRPAPASPAPSAPEFTAPPSAPAAPAASGPRPGSRPGGQAPRPGAPRPGGPAQGGQGRGERGDRSGAARPGGQAPRPGARPTGPRPGNNPFTSGGSTGMARPQAPRPGGAPRPGGPGAPGGAPRPQGQGQGGPRPQGAAGGPRPQAPGGARPTPGGMPRPQGAGGAPRPGGGPRPNPGMMPQRPAAGPRPGGGGPGGRGPGGGGRPGGGGGGRPGGGGFAGRPGGGGGFAGRPAGPGGGGGGFAGRPGGPGGGGGGRPGFGGRPGGPGGRGGTQGAFGRPGGPARRGRKSKRQRRQEYEAMQAPSVGGVMLPRGNGETIRLSRGASLTDFAEKINANPASLVAVMMNLGEMVTATQSVSDETLQLLADEMNYTVQVVSPEEEDRELLESFDIEFGEDEGTEEDLVVRPPVVTVMGHVDHGKTRLLDAIRKTNVIAGEAGGITQHIGAYQVSTEVNGDERKITFIDTPGHEAFTAMRARGAKSTDIAILVVAANDGVMPQTVEALNHAKAADVPIVVAVNKIDVEGADPTKVRGQLTEYGLVAEEYGGDTMFVDISAKQGLHIDSLLEAVVLTADASLDLRANPHQDAQGISIESRLDRGRGAVSTVLVQRGTLRVGDTMVVGDAYGRVRAMLDDNGNNVAEAGPSTPVQVLGLTNVPGAGDNFLVVEEDRTARQIAEKRAARERNAAFAKRTRRVSLEDLDKVLKAGEVQQLNLIIKGDASGSVEALESSLLQLDVGEEVDIRVLHRGVGAVTESDIDLAMGSDAIVIGFNVRAAGRAAQMAEREGVDVRYYSVIYQAIEEIEAALKGMLKPEYEEVELGTAEIREVFKSSKLGNIAGVLIRSGEVKRNTKARLIRDGKVVAENLNIEGLRRFKDDVTEIREGYEGGINLGNFNDIKVDDVIATYEMREKPRV, from the coding sequence GTGGCTAAGGTCCGGGTATACGAACTCGCCAAGGAGTTCGGTGTGGAGAGCAAGGTCGTCATGGCCAAGCTCCAGGAACTCGGTGAATTCGTCCGTTCGGCGTCTTCGACCATCGAAGCGCCTGTTGTCCGCAAACTGACGGACGCCCTCCAGCAGGGCAACGGAGGCGGCAAGTCCGCCCCCGCCCGCAAGGCTGCCCCGGCGAAGCCGGCAGCCCCCTCTCCGGCGCAGGCTGCCCGTCCGGCCGCCCCGCGCCCGCCGGCCCCCAAGCCGGCCGCCGCCGAGAAGCCCGCGGCTCCGGCCGCCCCGGCAGCTCCCGGCCCCCGTCCCACTCCGGGCCCGAAGCCCGCGCCGCGGCCCGCCCCGGCGTCCCCGGCTCCGAGCGCGCCCGAGTTCACGGCACCCCCGTCGGCTCCCGCCGCCCCGGCGGCCTCCGGCCCGCGTCCGGGCTCTCGTCCGGGTGGCCAGGCGCCGCGTCCCGGCGCCCCGCGTCCGGGTGGTCCCGCGCAGGGCGGCCAGGGTCGTGGTGAGCGTGGAGACCGTTCCGGCGCTGCGCGTCCGGGTGGCCAGGCGCCGCGTCCCGGTGCCCGTCCGACCGGTCCCCGTCCGGGCAACAACCCGTTCACCTCTGGTGGCTCCACCGGCATGGCGCGCCCGCAGGCGCCCCGTCCCGGCGGCGCCCCGCGTCCCGGTGGCCCCGGTGCTCCCGGCGGCGCTCCGCGTCCGCAGGGCCAGGGCCAGGGCGGTCCCCGTCCCCAGGGCGCGGCGGGCGGTCCCCGTCCGCAGGCTCCGGGCGGCGCGCGTCCGACTCCGGGTGGCATGCCCCGTCCGCAGGGTGCGGGCGGCGCTCCGCGTCCCGGCGGCGGTCCCCGTCCGAACCCCGGCATGATGCCGCAGCGTCCGGCTGCCGGCCCCCGTCCCGGTGGCGGTGGCCCCGGCGGTCGCGGCCCTGGTGGCGGCGGTCGTCCCGGTGGTGGCGGCGGCGGTCGTCCGGGTGGCGGCGGCTTCGCCGGTCGTCCCGGTGGTGGCGGCGGCTTCGCCGGCCGTCCGGCGGGTCCCGGTGGCGGTGGCGGCGGCTTCGCCGGCCGTCCGGGTGGTCCCGGTGGTGGCGGCGGTGGCCGTCCCGGCTTCGGCGGTCGTCCCGGCGGTCCCGGTGGCCGTGGTGGCACGCAGGGCGCCTTCGGTCGTCCCGGTGGTCCCGCGCGTCGTGGTCGCAAGTCGAAGCGGCAGAGGCGCCAGGAGTACGAGGCCATGCAGGCCCCGTCGGTCGGCGGCGTGATGCTGCCTCGCGGCAACGGCGAGACCATTCGCCTGTCGCGCGGTGCCTCCCTCACCGACTTCGCGGAGAAGATCAACGCCAACCCGGCGTCGCTCGTCGCGGTCATGATGAACCTCGGCGAGATGGTCACGGCCACGCAGTCCGTCTCCGACGAGACGCTGCAGCTCCTCGCCGACGAGATGAACTACACCGTTCAGGTCGTCAGCCCCGAGGAGGAGGACCGCGAGCTGCTCGAGTCCTTCGACATCGAGTTCGGCGAGGACGAGGGCACCGAGGAGGACCTGGTCGTCCGCCCGCCGGTGGTCACCGTCATGGGTCACGTCGACCACGGCAAGACCCGACTGCTCGACGCCATCCGCAAGACGAACGTCATCGCGGGCGAGGCCGGCGGCATCACCCAGCACATCGGTGCCTACCAGGTCTCGACCGAGGTCAACGGCGACGAGCGCAAGATCACGTTCATCGACACCCCGGGTCACGAGGCGTTCACCGCCATGCGTGCCCGTGGTGCGAAGTCGACCGACATCGCGATCCTGGTCGTCGCGGCCAACGACGGCGTCATGCCGCAGACGGTCGAGGCGCTCAACCACGCGAAGGCGGCCGACGTGCCGATCGTCGTCGCGGTCAACAAGATCGACGTCGAGGGCGCGGACCCGACCAAGGTGCGCGGTCAGCTGACCGAGTACGGCCTGGTGGCCGAGGAGTACGGCGGCGACACGATGTTCGTCGACATCTCCGCCAAGCAGGGTCTGCACATCGACAGCCTCCTGGAGGCCGTCGTCCTCACCGCCGACGCCTCGCTCGACCTGCGGGCCAACCCGCACCAGGACGCACAGGGCATCTCGATCGAGTCCCGCCTCGACCGCGGCCGCGGTGCCGTCTCGACGGTCCTCGTCCAGCGAGGCACGCTGCGGGTCGGCGACACGATGGTCGTGGGCGACGCCTACGGTCGCGTGCGCGCCATGCTCGACGACAACGGCAACAACGTCGCCGAGGCCGGTCCGTCGACGCCGGTCCAGGTCCTGGGTCTGACCAACGTCCCGGGTGCCGGTGACAACTTCCTCGTGGTCGAGGAGGACCGTACGGCCCGCCAGATCGCGGAGAAGCGCGCCGCCCGTGAGCGCAACGCGGCCTTCGCGAAGCGCACGCGCCGCGTGTCGCTGGAGGACCTGGACAAGGTGCTCAAGGCCGGCGAGGTCCAGCAGCTGAACCTGATCATCAAGGGTGACGCTTCCGGTTCGGTCGAGGCCCTCGAGTCCTCGCTGCTCCAGCTGGACGTCGGCGAAGAGGTCGACATCCGCGTCCTGCACCGTGGTGTCGGTGCGGTCACGGAGTCCGACATCGACCTGGCCATGGGCTCCGACGCCATCGTCATCGGCTTCAACGTCCGTGCGGCCGGCCGCGCGGCGCAGATGGCCGAGCGCGAGGGCGTGGACGTCCGGTACTACTCGGTCATCTACCAGGCGATCGAGGAGATCGAGGCGGCCCTCAAGGGCATGCTCAAGCCGGAGTACGAAGAGGTCGAGCTCGGTACGGCGGAGATCCGCGAGGTCTTCAAGTCGTCCAAGCTGGGCAACATCGCCGGTGTCCTCATCCGCTCGGGCGAGGTCAAGCGCAACACCAAGGCGCGCCTCATCCGCGACGGCAAGGTGGTCGCGGAGAACCTCAACATCGAGGGCCTGCGTCGCTTCAAGGACGACGTCACCGAGATCCGCGAAGGCTACGAGGGTGGTATCAACCTCGGAAACTTCAACGACATCAAGGTCGACGACGTCATCGCGACGTACGAGATGCGCGAGAAGCCGCGGGTGTAA
- the rimP gene encoding ribosome maturation factor RimP: protein MSTTQSERLRELLEPLVTSQGLDLEEITVDSVGRKRVLRVVVDSDTGADLDQIADVSRALSAKLDETDAMGDDAYDLEVGTPGAERSLTEHRHFVRATDRMVRFQLTDDGELTARITAVDEDGLDLEVPGVKGRRPTTRRLAFPDIAKARVQVEFSRKDDKNSKNEMEEEA from the coding sequence ATGAGCACCACCCAGAGCGAGAGGCTGCGAGAACTTCTGGAGCCGCTCGTCACCTCACAGGGCCTGGACCTCGAAGAGATCACCGTGGACTCCGTCGGACGCAAGCGTGTGCTGCGCGTCGTCGTCGACTCCGACACGGGTGCGGACCTGGACCAGATCGCCGATGTGAGCCGCGCGCTCTCGGCGAAGCTCGACGAGACCGACGCGATGGGCGACGACGCGTACGACCTCGAGGTCGGAACGCCGGGAGCGGAGCGTTCCCTCACCGAGCACCGCCACTTCGTGCGTGCCACCGACCGCATGGTGAGGTTCCAGCTCACCGACGACGGCGAACTGACCGCCCGCATCACCGCCGTGGACGAGGACGGACTCGACCTCGAGGTGCCCGGCGTCAAGGGCCGCAGGCCCACCACCCGCAGGCTCGCCTTCCCGGACATCGCCAAAGCGCGCGTCCAGGTCGAGTTCAGCCGCAAGGACGACAAGAACAGCAAGAACGAGATGGAAGAGGAGGCGTAG
- a CDS encoding trypsin-like peptidase domain-containing protein, with translation MAPQGPRGSGRGGSGTDHVTGAHEDHVTRAHRDPDRSLVRIHDPAGRPRGAGFPADHQGTVLTSHEAVDGLSRLVLSAGDRTRVVTADAVTPLPALNLALVRVEGLGAQPLPIAARDRIDTGAYVRIPAGGWREARVLGTAEVTYAATDRSHLLGGVLELAIGTAGRDALRPGGGAAGGPVLDADTGAVVAVLGTALHSDQRDRGFAVPLAPHGCGPLADLLVRNAATVPAYGTDLNLAGVLELTATSVAQDGPPGALGGPCVVAPVERADVARELASYVASDATVLGLVGAPGSGRTTELAALAARRGAVPAPTLWLRGADLDDTDGSLADAARRSLDRAARIVAASRSLDPSDLGVLSPDRLARVAARTGRPLLLLLDGPEEMPPVLAHRLPEWTEGTAEWLRASGARLVVGCREEYWEGAGAEFPPELLYGRDRLRGPLPACVRLADLTAEEARLARSRYGIPAEALTDRDAGHPLTLRLLAEIRAALPDAPAAAAPLDRHAVFAAHLDLMCLRIAVRLAAENGLRGSAVRRLAARVCGQVHEAARRSLGPGQGELDRESFEAVFPWGPAPARLGGGSGWASAVLTEGLLVPAGEGYRFAHEEFADWIQGMHLDLDEALHALVHRRHIPHTCRPLPVPHHRVGPVLQALLLLARHQGPAALARRLAELTHALDANPSWWAAHLLARTLLHVPDATPYADVLHLLADRVVAWRQQQRPVPTEFAPSFWTGLPLPPIARFDLLRRLVLADEAPTPNGGAPERADEGASPGPRYLDAAARLLAAEPAAVQPYLIRWFDDERPLPATPHATVATAAQALLHTHRHGALDDLTEALVSHAHPRGDELLTVLAEDEPSAVCRAVDRWAHDERPARWAAAVTYGLRAAPHADTQADRELLRYSALALLAQPADSGVHGGALALLVRDPRSRSRHLPPALHHFASGDPQIPPDNLVPALATHPGPVLDAFRARLRAGRDAGEALRALADVTTPPLDRRVAALVRETAELRPETAHAVAAYVDLRLDHGPTARAVLLPLVTGLLDSCAGPVRAALATILAAPGTSASRPLRDELLEHLLTHERDPAVLDALLHAAAARSGGAEGEGSGGCVHDLGHDDLVRDDLGHDDLVRDAPVRELIHRTGLLLVRTPDGATRFDRRLVDLGRHVPGFAARLARWLADTPEDWAAVVGPSTRRMIENLAGMRVPA, from the coding sequence ATGGCACCACAGGGGCCGCGGGGCAGCGGTCGGGGCGGGAGCGGCACGGACCACGTGACCGGCGCGCACGAGGACCACGTGACGCGTGCGCACCGGGACCCGGATCGCTCCCTCGTACGGATCCACGACCCCGCCGGCCGACCGCGCGGCGCCGGCTTCCCGGCCGACCATCAGGGCACCGTCCTCACCAGCCACGAGGCCGTCGACGGCCTGTCCCGGCTCGTCCTGAGCGCCGGTGACCGTACCCGCGTCGTCACCGCCGACGCCGTCACTCCGCTGCCCGCGCTCAACCTCGCCCTCGTACGCGTCGAGGGCCTCGGCGCGCAGCCGCTCCCGATCGCCGCGCGCGACCGGATCGACACCGGCGCCTATGTACGCATCCCCGCCGGGGGCTGGCGCGAGGCCAGGGTGCTGGGCACGGCCGAGGTGACGTACGCGGCCACGGACCGCTCCCATCTCCTGGGCGGCGTACTGGAGTTGGCGATCGGCACCGCCGGGCGGGACGCGCTGCGACCGGGCGGCGGCGCCGCCGGGGGGCCGGTGCTCGACGCGGACACCGGCGCCGTCGTCGCCGTCCTCGGCACCGCGCTGCACTCGGATCAGCGCGACCGCGGCTTCGCCGTGCCCCTGGCCCCCCATGGCTGCGGTCCGCTCGCCGACCTGCTCGTCCGCAACGCGGCGACCGTCCCCGCGTACGGCACGGACCTCAACCTGGCGGGCGTCCTGGAGCTGACGGCCACCTCGGTGGCGCAGGACGGGCCACCCGGAGCACTCGGCGGGCCGTGCGTCGTGGCGCCGGTCGAACGGGCCGATGTGGCACGGGAGTTGGCGTCCTACGTGGCGAGCGACGCCACCGTCCTCGGCCTCGTCGGCGCCCCCGGCAGCGGTCGTACGACGGAACTCGCGGCCCTCGCCGCCCGCCGCGGCGCGGTACCGGCGCCGACCCTGTGGCTGCGCGGCGCCGACCTCGACGACACCGACGGCTCGCTGGCCGACGCGGCGCGCCGGAGTCTGGACCGGGCGGCCCGGATCGTCGCGGCGTCGCGCTCGCTCGACCCGTCCGACCTGGGCGTTCTCTCCCCGGACCGCCTCGCCCGCGTCGCCGCGCGAACCGGCCGCCCGCTGCTGCTCCTGCTCGACGGGCCCGAGGAGATGCCGCCCGTCCTCGCGCACCGGCTGCCCGAGTGGACCGAGGGCACGGCGGAGTGGCTGCGCGCGAGCGGGGCGCGGCTCGTGGTCGGCTGCCGGGAGGAGTACTGGGAGGGCGCCGGGGCCGAGTTCCCGCCCGAGCTGCTGTACGGGCGTGACCGTCTTCGCGGCCCACTGCCGGCGTGCGTGCGCCTGGCCGACCTCACCGCGGAGGAGGCCCGGCTCGCCCGCTCCCGCTACGGCATCCCGGCCGAAGCTCTCACGGACCGCGACGCCGGTCACCCCCTCACCCTGCGCCTCCTCGCCGAGATCCGCGCCGCGCTACCCGACGCCCCGGCCGCCGCCGCCCCGCTCGACCGGCACGCCGTCTTCGCGGCCCACCTCGACCTGATGTGTCTGCGCATCGCGGTCCGGCTCGCCGCGGAGAACGGCCTGCGCGGCAGCGCCGTACGCCGTCTCGCGGCCCGGGTCTGCGGCCAGGTGCACGAGGCCGCGCGGCGCAGCCTCGGGCCCGGGCAGGGCGAGCTGGACCGGGAGTCCTTCGAGGCGGTGTTCCCCTGGGGGCCCGCGCCGGCGCGGCTCGGCGGCGGCTCCGGCTGGGCGTCGGCCGTCCTCACCGAGGGCCTGCTGGTGCCCGCCGGTGAGGGCTACCGGTTCGCGCACGAGGAGTTCGCCGACTGGATCCAGGGCATGCACCTCGACCTGGACGAGGCGCTGCACGCCCTGGTCCACCGCCGCCACATCCCGCACACCTGCCGCCCCCTGCCCGTCCCGCACCACCGCGTCGGCCCCGTCCTCCAGGCCCTGCTCCTCCTGGCCCGCCACCAGGGCCCCGCCGCCCTCGCCCGGCGCCTGGCGGAGCTGACCCACGCCCTCGACGCGAACCCCTCCTGGTGGGCCGCCCACCTGCTGGCCCGCACCCTCCTGCACGTCCCCGACGCGACGCCGTACGCGGACGTGCTGCACCTCCTCGCCGACCGCGTGGTCGCCTGGCGGCAGCAACAGCGCCCCGTTCCAACGGAGTTCGCCCCCTCCTTCTGGACCGGCCTGCCGCTCCCGCCGATCGCCCGCTTCGACCTCCTGCGCCGCCTGGTCCTGGCGGACGAGGCACCGACGCCGAACGGCGGGGCCCCGGAGCGGGCCGACGAGGGCGCGAGCCCCGGCCCCCGCTACCTCGACGCGGCGGCTCGGCTCCTCGCCGCCGAGCCCGCCGCCGTACAGCCATACCTGATCCGCTGGTTCGACGACGAGCGGCCGCTGCCCGCGACGCCGCACGCCACCGTGGCCACGGCGGCGCAGGCGCTGCTGCACACGCACCGGCACGGCGCCCTCGACGACCTCACCGAGGCGCTCGTGAGCCACGCGCATCCGCGGGGCGACGAGCTGCTCACCGTCCTCGCCGAGGACGAGCCGTCCGCAGTGTGCCGGGCCGTGGACCGCTGGGCGCACGACGAGCGTCCGGCCCGCTGGGCCGCGGCGGTGACGTACGGACTGCGCGCCGCGCCCCACGCGGACACGCAGGCCGACCGCGAGCTGCTGCGCTACTCGGCCCTCGCCCTGCTCGCCCAGCCCGCCGACAGCGGGGTGCACGGCGGTGCGCTCGCCCTCCTCGTCCGGGACCCGCGCAGCCGCTCCCGGCACCTCCCGCCGGCCCTGCACCACTTCGCGTCCGGCGACCCGCAGATCCCGCCGGACAACCTGGTCCCGGCCCTGGCCACGCATCCCGGCCCGGTCCTCGACGCCTTCCGGGCCCGGCTGCGCGCCGGTCGGGACGCGGGGGAGGCCCTGCGCGCCTTGGCCGACGTCACCACGCCGCCGCTGGACCGCCGGGTCGCCGCGCTCGTACGCGAGACGGCGGAGCTGCGACCGGAGACCGCGCATGCCGTGGCGGCGTACGTCGACCTCCGCCTCGACCACGGCCCGACGGCCCGTGCCGTGCTCCTGCCCCTGGTCACCGGCCTCCTCGACAGCTGTGCCGGCCCGGTGCGGGCAGCCCTCGCGACCATCCTCGCCGCCCCTGGTACCTCCGCCTCCCGCCCCCTGCGCGACGAGCTCCTGGAGCACCTCCTGACCCACGAGCGCGACCCCGCCGTCCTGGATGCCCTGCTGCACGCCGCGGCGGCCCGGAGCGGGGGAGCGGAGGGGGAGGGGAGCGGCGGCTGCGTCCACGATCTCGGACACGACGATCTCGTACGCGACGATCTCGGACACGACGATCTCGTGCGCGACGCTCCGGTTCGCGAGCTGATCCACCGCACCGGCCTGCTGCTCGTCCGCACCCCGGACGGCGCGACCCGCTTCGACCGGCGCCTGGTCGACCTCGGCCGGCACGTGCCCGGCTTCGCCGCGCGGCTTGCCCGCTGGCTCGCCGACACTCCGGAGGACTGGGCCGCGGTGGTGGGCCCGAGCACCCGTCGCATGATCGAGAACCTCGCTGGCATGCGCGTACCCGCGTGA
- a CDS encoding DUF503 domain-containing protein — protein MYVGTLSFDLLLGDVHSLKEKRSVVRPIVAELQRKYTVSVAEVDHMDLHRRARIGLAAVSGDAAHLTDVLDRCERLVAARPEVELLSVRRRFHGDDD, from the coding sequence ATGTACGTGGGGACTCTGTCCTTCGACCTCCTCCTCGGCGACGTCCACTCGCTGAAGGAGAAGCGCTCCGTCGTCCGCCCGATCGTCGCCGAGCTTCAGCGGAAGTACACGGTGAGCGTGGCCGAGGTGGACCACATGGACCTCCATCGGCGGGCCCGGATCGGCCTCGCGGCGGTCTCCGGCGACGCGGCGCACCTGACCGACGTACTGGACCGGTGCGAACGGCTGGTCGCCGCCCGTCCGGAGGTGGAGCTGCTGTCCGTGCGACGGCGCTTCCACGGCGACGACGACTAG
- the truB gene encoding tRNA pseudouridine(55) synthase TruB has translation MSKTTPPDGLVIVDKPSGFTSHDVVAKMRGIARTRRVGHAGTLDPMATGVLVLGVERATKLLGHLALTEKEYLGTIRLGQTTVTDDAEGEITGSADASKVTRDAIDAGIAKLSGAIMQVPSKVSAIKIDGVRSYKRAREGEDFEIPARPVTVSSFTVYDVRDAVAEDGTPVLDLVVSVVCSSGTYIRALARDLGADLGVGGHLTALRRTRVGPYKLDSARTLDQLQEELTVMPIAEAAEAAFPRWDVDAKRARLLTNGVRLEMPEEYAGVGAVAVFDPDGRFLALVESQKGKAKSLAVFV, from the coding sequence ATGAGTAAGACCACCCCGCCCGACGGCCTTGTCATCGTCGACAAGCCGTCGGGCTTCACTTCGCACGACGTGGTCGCCAAGATGCGCGGCATCGCCAGGACGCGTCGCGTCGGCCACGCGGGCACCCTCGACCCCATGGCGACGGGCGTGCTCGTCCTCGGTGTCGAGCGGGCCACCAAGCTGCTGGGGCACCTCGCCCTCACCGAGAAGGAGTACCTGGGGACGATCCGCCTCGGGCAGACGACGGTGACCGACGACGCCGAGGGCGAGATCACGGGGTCGGCCGACGCCTCCAAGGTCACCCGAGACGCCATCGACGCCGGCATCGCCAAGCTCAGCGGCGCCATCATGCAGGTGCCGTCCAAGGTCAGCGCCATCAAGATCGACGGCGTGCGCTCGTACAAGCGCGCCCGCGAGGGCGAGGACTTCGAGATCCCGGCCCGCCCGGTCACCGTCTCGTCCTTCACCGTGTACGACGTCCGGGACGCCGTCGCCGAGGACGGCACCCCCGTGCTCGACCTCGTCGTCTCGGTGGTCTGCTCCTCCGGCACCTACATCCGGGCCCTCGCCCGCGACCTGGGCGCCGACCTCGGCGTGGGCGGACACCTCACCGCGCTGCGCCGGACGCGCGTCGGACCGTACAAGCTGGACTCCGCCCGCACCCTCGACCAGCTCCAGGAGGAGCTGACCGTGATGCCGATCGCCGAGGCCGCCGAGGCCGCGTTCCCGCGCTGGGACGTGGACGCCAAGCGGGCCCGGCTGCTCACGAACGGTGTGCGGCTGGAGATGCCCGAGGAGTACGCGGGCGTCGGCGCCGTCGCCGTCTTCGATCCCGACGGGCGCTTCCTGGCGCTGGTCGAGAGCCAGAAGGGCAAGGCGAAGAGCCTGGCCGTGTTCGTCTGA